The window GGTAAAATTAATATTGTAATTATTTTCACTATTTGAAGTATTAATAAAATCTTTATCAAAGGTAATTATATAATCAAGACATTGACCTTTTATCGTGAGAGAATTACTAGAGCTTATAGAGCCTGAGTTTTTAGAATAACTTTTAGCAAGCAGATTTTTTTGATATTTTGAACTAAATGTAATTTTATCACTAAGAGGAAATTCTAAAGTTGCATTTAAAAACTTTTCTTTATTTTTACTGCTATCAACTAAATGTAACTTATTATTTAAGTGGCTAAGCTGAAGTTTAAATTTCTTATAATTTAGTGAAACTGCAAAAAATTGTTCATAAGGGTTAAGATCGCTTTCACGAAGTTTATATTGGTATTTAATGCTGTGCTTATTAGGGAAATCTATGCTTGATATACCAAC is drawn from Alphaproteobacteria bacterium and contains these coding sequences:
- the lptD gene encoding LPS assembly protein LptD → VSPKNSNSSKVTNLNSANATLNYSNVNSNNKISGTDLYEEGMRINYGINKQIFNEYLKFSNFIGQAYNFSTQEVSRSSGIKEKFSDIVGISSIDFPNKHSIKYQYKLRESDLNPYEQFFAVSLNYKKFKLQLSHLNNKLHLVDSSKNKEKFLNATLEFPLSDKITFSSKYQKNLLAKSYSKNSGSISSSNSLTIKGQCLDYIITFDKDFINTSNSENNYNINFTFSLKGL